A stretch of the Clostridiales bacterium genome encodes the following:
- a CDS encoding family 43 glycosylhydrolase, giving the protein MIRRGRPWIIRIAAVVSALVILTPGSAFMEGVRDIMAGKDIKLIVSYKKKGENNPLYTQRFGADPGVMEYDGRLYVFMTDDIIERDTAGNVKENSYSQIRCINCISSDDMVNWTDHGRIRVAGAGGIARGANNSWAPCAAHKTIGGQEKFFLYFCNGGNGIGVLTADSPTGPWRDELGKLLITRNTPNCANVTWLFDPAVMVDDDGTGYLAFGGGVPSGKQARPGTGRIVRLGEDMMSLDCDPVALDVPYLFEDSGINKINGKYIYSYCSNWQTDGNALRLSSGAIQYMMSDDPMGPYTYVGELFPNEGKFFGMYGNNHHSIACLNGEYYLFYHNRPVEKAMKISGNYRSPQADRITVNEDGTMKGVIGTMRGISQLKPFDPYREVDAATMARQAGIQVSVKDWKTWVTTKPGAWMTLSGVDFGEGAARVKVCASSASGGTIYIASGSLDGEVAGQIEIPAGTEEPAEFTAELNLSGQVDVYFVFDSNIEFYSWQAER; this is encoded by the coding sequence ATGATCAGACGCGGGAGACCCTGGATCATCCGCATCGCGGCGGTCGTGTCGGCGCTGGTGATCCTGACACCGGGTTCGGCCTTTATGGAAGGAGTCCGGGACATTATGGCAGGCAAGGACATCAAGCTGATTGTATCGTACAAGAAAAAAGGAGAGAACAATCCCCTCTATACCCAGCGGTTCGGGGCGGACCCCGGCGTGATGGAATATGACGGGCGGCTGTACGTCTTTATGACGGACGACATCATCGAGCGGGATACCGCCGGAAATGTGAAGGAGAATTCCTACAGCCAGATCCGGTGCATCAACTGCATCTCCTCCGATGATATGGTGAACTGGACGGATCATGGGCGTATCCGCGTGGCCGGCGCCGGCGGGATCGCCCGCGGCGCGAACAATTCCTGGGCGCCGTGCGCCGCCCACAAGACGATTGGCGGGCAGGAAAAGTTCTTCCTGTACTTCTGCAACGGCGGCAACGGCATCGGCGTCCTGACTGCGGACAGCCCGACCGGCCCCTGGCGGGATGAACTCGGCAAGCTGCTGATTACCCGGAATACGCCGAACTGCGCCAATGTGACATGGCTGTTTGACCCGGCGGTGATGGTGGATGACGACGGCACCGGCTACCTGGCGTTCGGCGGCGGCGTGCCGAGCGGAAAGCAGGCAAGGCCCGGTACCGGGCGGATCGTGCGCCTCGGGGAGGACATGATGAGCCTGGACTGCGACCCGGTGGCGCTGGACGTTCCGTACCTGTTTGAGGATTCCGGCATCAACAAGATCAACGGGAAATACATCTATTCCTACTGCTCCAACTGGCAGACGGACGGAAACGCCCTGCGCCTGAGCAGCGGCGCGATCCAGTACATGATGTCCGACGACCCGATGGGCCCGTATACCTACGTGGGGGAACTGTTCCCGAACGAAGGCAAGTTCTTCGGCATGTACGGCAACAACCACCATTCCATCGCCTGCCTGAACGGGGAATACTACCTGTTCTACCACAACCGGCCGGTGGAAAAGGCCATGAAGATCAGCGGCAATTACCGCAGCCCGCAGGCGGACCGGATCACCGTGAACGAGGACGGGACGATGAAGGGTGTGATCGGCACGATGCGCGGAATCAGCCAGCTGAAGCCCTTTGACCCGTACCGGGAGGTCGATGCCGCGACCATGGCGCGGCAGGCGGGAATCCAGGTATCCGTGAAGGACTGGAAGACGTGGGTTACCACCAAGCCCGGCGCATGGATGACGCTGTCCGGCGTGGATTTCGGGGAAGGCGCGGCCCGGGTGAAGGTTTGTGCTTCATCTGCTTCCGGCGGCACGATCTATATCGCTTCCGGTTCACTGGACGGGGAAGTCGCCGGTCAGATTGAGATTCCGGCCGGTACGGAGGAGCCCGCAGAATTTACAGCAGAATTGAACCTCTCCGGCCAGGTGGATGTGTACTTTGTGTTTGACAGCAATATTGAGTTTTATTCCTGGCAGGCGGAACGGTAA
- a CDS encoding sugar ABC transporter permease, with protein sequence MKGKNLAASLKKNAMLIVLVLVYLFFLVLTQGGIFKPSSFSELINQNAYVYILGTGMMMCMLTGGNIDLSCGAVVCLLGALGGVFMIVAKLGTGVSILLLLLIGIAYGCGLGALIAYVHVPPWIATLAGYLSFRGLGTSILSSNSKTGSLAPFPVDFQNLFYGRVFPSEKGVLNIPCLLFGILAAALVVFVVFRTRAVRLKKGYEADTVRQAAAKSGIGAAAILLVMTRLSLDGGIPTTLLWVAGVILIYSFITSKTTIGRHFYVVGGNQEAARLSGVSTKRIMFLAYLNMAFLTTVATMTVIARSQSAYADVGKNFEMDAISACVVGGVSASGGAGSVLGMVIGATLIGVINLGMSLISLDANYQRVVKGFVLLAAVVFDILSQKKSK encoded by the coding sequence ATGAAAGGGAAAAATCTGGCCGCATCGTTGAAAAAGAATGCGATGCTGATCGTCCTGGTCCTTGTGTACCTGTTTTTCCTGGTGCTCACCCAGGGCGGTATCTTCAAACCATCCAGCTTTTCAGAGCTCATCAACCAGAACGCGTACGTTTATATCCTGGGCACCGGCATGATGATGTGCATGCTGACCGGCGGCAACATCGACCTGAGCTGCGGCGCGGTGGTATGCCTGCTGGGCGCGCTGGGCGGCGTATTCATGATCGTTGCCAAACTGGGAACCGGCGTCTCAATCCTGCTCCTGCTGCTGATCGGTATCGCATACGGCTGCGGACTGGGCGCGCTGATTGCGTATGTGCATGTTCCGCCGTGGATTGCAACGCTCGCCGGATATCTTTCTTTCCGTGGGCTGGGAACTTCCATCCTTTCAAGCAATTCCAAAACCGGTTCGCTTGCGCCGTTCCCGGTTGATTTCCAGAATCTGTTCTACGGCAGGGTATTCCCTTCAGAAAAGGGCGTGCTCAATATCCCCTGCCTCCTGTTCGGTATCCTGGCCGCTGCGCTGGTTGTCTTCGTGGTTTTCCGGACCCGCGCTGTCCGCTTAAAGAAGGGATATGAAGCAGATACTGTCCGTCAGGCTGCCGCCAAGAGCGGGATCGGCGCTGCCGCCATCCTGCTGGTGATGACCCGCCTGTCCCTGGACGGCGGCATTCCGACCACACTCCTGTGGGTAGCCGGCGTCATCCTGATTTACAGTTTCATCACCAGCAAGACCACCATTGGCCGCCATTTCTATGTCGTGGGCGGCAACCAGGAAGCCGCCCGGCTCTCCGGCGTGAGCACCAAGCGGATTATGTTCCTGGCTTACCTGAATATGGCTTTCCTGACCACTGTTGCCACCATGACCGTCATTGCCCGTTCCCAGTCCGCATATGCGGATGTCGGAAAGAACTTTGAGATGGACGCGATCTCCGCCTGCGTGGTGGGTGGTGTTTCCGCCAGCGGCGGCGCAGGAAGCGTACTGGGCATGGTGATCGGTGCCACCCTGATCGGCGTAATCAACCTGGGTATGAGCCTGATCAGTCTGGACGCGAACTACCAGCGCGTGGTCAAGGGCTTTGTCCTGCTGGCTGCCGTGGTGTTCGATATCCTGTCCCAGAAAAAGAGCAAATAA
- a CDS encoding sugar ABC transporter permease, which produces MTIALFVVTIGFAILTQGKILLPANITGLISENAYVFVLATGMLLCILTGGNIDLSVGSVVCFTAAVGCTMMVSGVNVWIVVLTMLAIGLVIGAFQGFWIAKLHVPAFIATLAGMYAFRGLTNVVLNGLRVDVTNQTFLDLFGNGKTSYIPDLIRQSSESLNGLFTKDNAFLSGLIGTNFVEKFNLTCLVIGVIFVLVFIILRIRKILVQKKLGISQSIPGQVISMVIISALVIWITFKMACYRGFPNVLIWIGLVLGVYAYVTTKTAMGRHLYAVGGNEKATALSGVKTRNVYWFAYANIGLLAGLAGILTAARAKGIDPVYGEGYEMDAIASCFIGGASAYGGTGKVSGMIIGALLMGIINKGMIIIGVDANYQKVVKGLVLLIAVIFDVLSKRQKR; this is translated from the coding sequence ATGACCATTGCCCTGTTTGTTGTCACGATCGGCTTTGCCATCTTAACCCAGGGGAAAATCCTGCTTCCGGCCAACATCACCGGCCTGATTTCTGAAAACGCCTATGTGTTTGTACTGGCCACCGGTATGCTGTTGTGCATCCTCACCGGCGGAAACATCGACCTTTCCGTCGGTTCGGTTGTCTGCTTTACGGCAGCGGTCGGATGTACGATGATGGTATCCGGTGTCAATGTATGGATTGTCGTGCTGACCATGCTGGCCATAGGTCTGGTGATCGGCGCTTTCCAGGGCTTCTGGATCGCCAAGCTGCATGTTCCGGCATTCATCGCAACGCTGGCCGGCATGTATGCCTTCCGTGGCTTGACCAATGTAGTGCTGAACGGCCTGCGCGTGGACGTTACCAACCAGACCTTTCTGGACCTCTTCGGCAACGGCAAGACCAGCTATATCCCGGATTTGATCCGGCAGTCCAGTGAAAGCCTCAACGGGTTGTTCACCAAGGACAATGCCTTCCTGAGCGGGCTGATCGGAACCAACTTTGTCGAAAAGTTCAACCTGACCTGCCTGGTCATCGGCGTGATATTCGTCCTGGTGTTTATCATTCTGAGAATCCGGAAAATCCTGGTGCAGAAAAAGTTGGGAATCAGCCAGTCCATTCCGGGGCAGGTCATTTCAATGGTGATCATCTCCGCGCTGGTGATCTGGATTACGTTCAAAATGGCGTGTTACCGGGGCTTTCCGAATGTGCTCATCTGGATCGGCCTGGTATTGGGCGTCTATGCCTATGTGACCACCAAAACAGCGATGGGCCGCCATCTGTATGCGGTCGGCGGCAATGAAAAAGCCACTGCCCTTTCCGGTGTCAAAACGCGGAATGTCTATTGGTTTGCCTATGCCAACATCGGCCTGCTGGCCGGTCTGGCAGGCATCCTGACAGCCGCCCGCGCGAAGGGCATCGACCCGGTATACGGCGAAGGCTATGAGATGGATGCCATCGCATCCTGCTTCATCGGCGGCGCCTCCGCATACGGCGGAACCGGCAAGGTTTCCGGTATGATCATCGGTGCCCTGCTGATGGGTATTATCAACAAAGGTATGATCATCATCGGTGTTGACGCGAACTACCAGAAGGTGGTCAAGGGCCTGGTGCTGCTGATCGCCGTAATCTTCGACGTGCTGTCCAAACGGCAGAAACGGTAA